In the Brassica napus cultivar Da-Ae chromosome A7, Da-Ae, whole genome shotgun sequence genome, one interval contains:
- the LOC106353390 gene encoding protein HEADING DATE REPRESSOR 1-like isoform X1, protein MEKGNGFEGENTKKKKETANDGFVGGFFPVSTTKIAWKSRKRSASVNPDKESEAAMELTPEKDETTTAMETEKVGEPMTTTPVLSEKRKALFEPLEPITNLNGKRPTDADSLLPPPDFESANYPKGWLIGKKRKLVNVDVVESMRRIAVQEMNRKDREIDGLNEQLEEDSRCLEHLQLQLLQERSKRTEIERENTMLKEQVDMLVNMIQQDEEEVAEEP, encoded by the exons ATGGAGAAAGGGAATGGATTCGAGGGAGAgaatacgaagaagaagaaggagacagCTAATGATGGATTTGTCGGTGGTTTTTTCCCTGTCTCTACCACCAAGATCGCGTGGAAGTCAAGAAAAAGATCAG CATCTGTGAATCCAGACAAAGAATCTGAAGCTGCTATGGAACTCACACCAGAGAAAGATGAGACAACAACAGCAATGGAAACTGAGAAAGTTGGGGAACCAATGACCACAACTCCTGTTCTGTCtgaaaaaagaaaagctctgTTTGAGCCACTCGAACCCATTACAAACTTGAATGGGAAGCGACCAACAGATGCTGATTCGCTCTTGCCACCTCCAGATTTCGAGTCTGCAAACTATCCTAAAGGGTGGTTGATTGGTAAGAAGAGGAAGCTGGTGAATGTTGATGTGGTTGAGAGCATGAGAAGAATCGCTGTCCAAGAAATGAACAGAAAG GATCGAGAGATAGATGGGCTAAACGAGCAGTTAGAAGAGGACTCGCGTTGCTTAGAGCATCTGCAACTTCAGCTGCTACAAGAGAGAAGCAAGAGAACAGAGATTGAAAGAGAGAACACAATGTTGAAAGAGCAAGTTGATATGCTTGTCAACATGATACaacaagacgaagaagaagtagCAGAAGAACCCTAG
- the LOC106353390 gene encoding protein HEADING DATE REPRESSOR 1-like isoform X2 — protein sequence MEKGNGFEGENTKKKKETANDGFVGGFFPVSTTKIAWKSRKRSASVNPDKESEAAMELTPEKDETTTAMETEKVGEPMTTTPVLSEKRKALFEPLEPITNLNGKRPTDADSLLPPPDFESANYPKGWLIGSRDRWAKRAVRRGLALLRASATSAATREKQENRD from the exons ATGGAGAAAGGGAATGGATTCGAGGGAGAgaatacgaagaagaagaaggagacagCTAATGATGGATTTGTCGGTGGTTTTTTCCCTGTCTCTACCACCAAGATCGCGTGGAAGTCAAGAAAAAGATCAG CATCTGTGAATCCAGACAAAGAATCTGAAGCTGCTATGGAACTCACACCAGAGAAAGATGAGACAACAACAGCAATGGAAACTGAGAAAGTTGGGGAACCAATGACCACAACTCCTGTTCTGTCtgaaaaaagaaaagctctgTTTGAGCCACTCGAACCCATTACAAACTTGAATGGGAAGCGACCAACAGATGCTGATTCGCTCTTGCCACCTCCAGATTTCGAGTCTGCAAACTATCCTAAAGGGTGGTTGATTG GATCGAGAGATAGATGGGCTAAACGAGCAGTTAGAAGAGGACTCGCGTTGCTTAGAGCATCTGCAACTTCAGCTGCTACAAGAGAGAAGCAAGAGAACAGAGATTGA
- the LOC106353389 gene encoding lysophospholipid acyltransferase LPEAT1-like isoform X2: MESELKDMNPNPPSSSKEDLPLLKSESDVSAAIEELDKKFAPFARTDSYGTMGLGPFPTAEKVKLAVAMVTLVPVRFVLAMSILVLYYLVCRVFTLFSSPYRGGEEEEEEEEGGGVVQEDYAHMGGWRRVVIVRCGRFLSRVLLFVFGFYWIPESCPDRDAAADSNPKTSSSEIAENGETDKEEPERPGVIVSNHVSYLDILYHMSASFPSFVAKRSVGKLPLVGLISKCLGCVYVQREAKSPDFKGVSGTVNERVREAHRNKSAPTIMLFPEGTTTNGDYLLQFKTGAFLAGTPVLPVILKYPYERFSVAWDTISGARHIIFLLCQFVNHLEVIRLPVYYPSQEEKDNPKLYASNVRRLMASEGNLILSDLGLGDKRIYHATLNGLFCKS; this comes from the exons ATGGAGTCGGAGCTAAAGGATATGAATCCGAATCCACCGTCGTCGAGCAAAGAGGACCTCCCCTTGCTCAAATCGGAATCCGACGTGTCCGCCGCCATCGAAGAGCTCGACAAAAAGTTCGCGCCTTTCGCGAGGACGGACTCGTACGGGACAATGGGTCTGGGTCCTTTTCCGACGGCGGAGAAGGTTAAGCTCGCGGTGGCGATGGTGACGCTTGTTCCCGTGAGGTTTGTTCTGGCGATGAGCATCTTGGTTTTGTATTACTTGGTGTGTAGGGTGTTTACGCTGTTCTCGTCTCCGTATCGTggaggagaggaggaggaggaggaggaggaaggtgGAGGGGTTGTTCAGGAGGATTATGCTCATATGGGAGGGTGGAGAAGGGTTGTGATCGTGCGGTGTGGGAGGTTTCTTTCAAGAgttttgctttttgtttttgggttttATTGGATTCCTGAGAGCTGTCCAGATCGAGATGCAGCAGCTGATTCCAATCCCAAAACAAGTTCTTCTGAG ATTGCAGAGAATGGTGAAACTGATAAGGAGGAACCTGAAAGGCCTGGTGTCATTGTGTCTAATCACGTGTCGTACCTGGACATTTTGTATCATATGTCTGCTTCTTTCCCAAGTTTTGTCGCCAAG AGATCAGTGGGCAAACTTCCTCTCGTTGGCCTCATCAG CAAATGTCTTGGTTGCGTCTATGTTCAGCGAGAAGCAAAATCACCTGATTTCAAGGGTGTATCTG GCACAGTAAACGAAAGAGTTAGAGAAGCTCATAGAAACAAATCTGCTCCAACTATTATGCTTTTTCCAG AAGGAACAACCACCAATGGAGACTACTTGCTTCAGTTCAAGACAGGTGCATTTTTGGCTGGAACTCCTGTTCTTCctgttatattaaaatatccATACGAGCGTTTCAGTGTGGCATGGGATACAATCTCCGGG GCACGCCACATAATCTTCCTTCTCTGTCAATTCGTAAACCATTTGGAGGTAATACGGTTACCTGTATACTACCCTTCACAAGAAGAGAAAGATAATCCCAAACTCTACGCTAGCAATGTTCGGAGATTAATGGCCAGCGAG GGTAACTTGATTCTATCGGATTTGGGACTTGGAGACAAGAGGATATATCACGCAACCCTCAATG GTTTGTTttgcaaaagctag
- the LOC106353389 gene encoding lysophospholipid acyltransferase LPEAT1-like isoform X1: protein MESELKDMNPNPPSSSKEDLPLLKSESDVSAAIEELDKKFAPFARTDSYGTMGLGPFPTAEKVKLAVAMVTLVPVRFVLAMSILVLYYLVCRVFTLFSSPYRGGEEEEEEEEGGGVVQEDYAHMGGWRRVVIVRCGRFLSRVLLFVFGFYWIPESCPDRDAAADSNPKTSSSEIAENGETDKEEPERPGVIVSNHVSYLDILYHMSASFPSFVAKRSVGKLPLVGLISKCLGCVYVQREAKSPDFKGVSGTVNERVREAHRNKSAPTIMLFPEGTTTNGDYLLQFKTGAFLAGTPVLPVILKYPYERFSVAWDTISGARHIIFLLCQFVNHLEVIRLPVYYPSQEEKDNPKLYASNVRRLMASEGNLILSDLGLGDKRIYHATLNGNLRQLRVFHQKEE from the exons ATGGAGTCGGAGCTAAAGGATATGAATCCGAATCCACCGTCGTCGAGCAAAGAGGACCTCCCCTTGCTCAAATCGGAATCCGACGTGTCCGCCGCCATCGAAGAGCTCGACAAAAAGTTCGCGCCTTTCGCGAGGACGGACTCGTACGGGACAATGGGTCTGGGTCCTTTTCCGACGGCGGAGAAGGTTAAGCTCGCGGTGGCGATGGTGACGCTTGTTCCCGTGAGGTTTGTTCTGGCGATGAGCATCTTGGTTTTGTATTACTTGGTGTGTAGGGTGTTTACGCTGTTCTCGTCTCCGTATCGTggaggagaggaggaggaggaggaggaggaaggtgGAGGGGTTGTTCAGGAGGATTATGCTCATATGGGAGGGTGGAGAAGGGTTGTGATCGTGCGGTGTGGGAGGTTTCTTTCAAGAgttttgctttttgtttttgggttttATTGGATTCCTGAGAGCTGTCCAGATCGAGATGCAGCAGCTGATTCCAATCCCAAAACAAGTTCTTCTGAG ATTGCAGAGAATGGTGAAACTGATAAGGAGGAACCTGAAAGGCCTGGTGTCATTGTGTCTAATCACGTGTCGTACCTGGACATTTTGTATCATATGTCTGCTTCTTTCCCAAGTTTTGTCGCCAAG AGATCAGTGGGCAAACTTCCTCTCGTTGGCCTCATCAG CAAATGTCTTGGTTGCGTCTATGTTCAGCGAGAAGCAAAATCACCTGATTTCAAGGGTGTATCTG GCACAGTAAACGAAAGAGTTAGAGAAGCTCATAGAAACAAATCTGCTCCAACTATTATGCTTTTTCCAG AAGGAACAACCACCAATGGAGACTACTTGCTTCAGTTCAAGACAGGTGCATTTTTGGCTGGAACTCCTGTTCTTCctgttatattaaaatatccATACGAGCGTTTCAGTGTGGCATGGGATACAATCTCCGGG GCACGCCACATAATCTTCCTTCTCTGTCAATTCGTAAACCATTTGGAGGTAATACGGTTACCTGTATACTACCCTTCACAAGAAGAGAAAGATAATCCCAAACTCTACGCTAGCAATGTTCGGAGATTAATGGCCAGCGAG GGTAACTTGATTCTATCGGATTTGGGACTTGGAGACAAGAGGATATATCACGCAACCCTCAATGGTAATCTCAGACAACTCCGTGTTTTCCATCAGAAAGAAGAATGA
- the LOC106353391 gene encoding aspartyl protease family protein At5g10770-like: MSKKATFLLPLNLSLAPFLLVLLYHLLSCVAVHGVQEKKILTLHNNIWSPMKSNEAPSSCFSHNLGKGRESSTTLEMKHREICSGKTIDWGKKLRRALTLDNLRVQSLQLKIKAMSSSTTESISEAQTPLTSGMKLQTLNYIVTVDLGGRNMTLIVDTGSDLTWVQCQPCKSCYNQQGPLYDPSVSSSYKTVFCNSSTCQDLVEATGNSGLCGGNNGVDKTTCDYVVSYGDGSYTRGDLGSESIQLGDTNVESFVFGCGRSNKGLFGGASGLMGLGRSSVSLVSQTMKSFNGVFSYCLPSLEDGASGSLSFGDDYKNSTSVSYTPLVQNPQLSSFYVLNLTGASIGGVELESSSFGRGILIDSGTVITRLPPSIYKAVKREFLKQFSGFPSAPSYSILDTCFNLTSYEDVSIPTIKMIFQGNAELEVDVTGVFYFVKPDASLVCLALASLSYENDVGIIGNYQQKNQRVIYDTKQEKLGIAGENCSF; this comes from the exons ATGTCTAAGAAAGCTACCTTTCTTCTGCCATTGAATCTTTCACTCGCTCCTttccttcttgttcttctttaccatcttcTGTCGTGTGTTGCTGTTCATGGCGTCCAAGAGAAGAAGATTCTCACTCTGCACAACAACATTTGGTCTCCCATGAAATCAAACGAAGCTCCAAGTTCATGTTTCTCTCACAATCTTG GCAAAGGAAGAGAATCATCCACTACACTGGAGATGAAACATAGAGAAATTTGCTCAGGAAAGACTATAGATTGGGGTAAGAAGCTGAGAAGAGCCTTAACTCTAGACAACCTCAGAGTCCAATCACTCCAACTGAAAATCAAAGCCATGAGCTCAAGCACCACAGAATCCATATCAGAAGCTCAGACTCCACTAACCTCAGGGATGAAGCTCCAGACTCTAAATTACATTGTCACAGTTGATTTAGGAGGGAGAAACATGACTTTGATCGTCGACACTGGAAGTGACTTGACATGGGTCCAATGCCAGCCTTGCAAGTCATGTTACAACCAACAAGGTCCTTTGTATGATCCATCAGTCTCATCTTCTTACAAGACAGTGTTCTGCAACTCATCAACTTGTCAGGATCTTGTAGAAGCTACAGGCAACTCAGGCCTCTGTGGAGGTAACAATGGTGTTGATAAGACGACTTGTGACTACGTTGTCAGCTATGGGGATGGATCATACACTCGTGGAGACTTGGGAAGTGAAAGTATCCAACTCGGCGACACGAATGTTGAAAGCTTTGTCTTTGGTTGTGGCCGAAGCAACAAAGGTTTGTTTGGTGGAGCTTCCGGTCTAATGGGTTTGGGAAGAAGCTCAGTCTCTTTAGTCTCCCAAACCATGAAAAGTTTCAACGGTGTTTTCTCATACTGTCTACCTTCTCTTGAAGATGGAGCTTCAGGCTCACTATCCTTCGGTGATGATTACAAGAACTCAACCTCAGTTTCATACACTCCTTTAGTACAAAACCCTCAGCTTAGTTCCTTTTACGTTCTGAACCTCACCGGTGCTAGCATTGGTGGCGTGGAGCTGGAGTCTTCAAGCTTTGGTAGAGGGATTCTAATCGATTCAGGAACGGTCATCACTAGGTTGCCGCCTTCCATTTACAAAGCTGTGAAGAGAGAGTTTCTAAAACAGTTCTCTGGGTTTCCTTCAGCTCCAAGCTATTCAATCTTAGACACTTGTTTTAACCTCACAAGTTATGAAGACGTCAGCATACCAACTATCAAAATGATTTTCCAAGGTAACGCTGAGCTTGAAGTGGATGTCACTGGTGTGTTCTACTTTGTCAAGCCAGATGCATCTTTGGTCTGCTTGGCCTTGGCAAGTCTTTCATATGAAAACGATGTAGGTATCATTGGAAACTACCAACAGAAAAACCAGAGAGTGATATATGATACCAAACAAGAGAAGCTTGGGATAGCAGGAGAAAACTGCAGTTTCTGA
- the LOC106353393 gene encoding nudix hydrolase 3: MAEEHFDVLTKSGEKTGVSKPRSEIHRDGDYHRAVHVWIFVESTQELLLQLRSDDKDSWPGQWDISSAGHISAGDPSLISAQRELEEELGIKLPKDAFEKIFVFLQECVTNNGKFINNEFNDVYLVTVLHPIPLEAFTLQKEEVSAVKYIPYEEYRSLLAKEDPAYVPYDVNGDYGKLFEIIRQRCQVNVEARSLSLQKQLQRYSPVTLEAKLTELSEADQKALGLIVKAAKVIDDIFYEQLWYSNPALRAWLKEHANASELDKLKWDYFLINKSPWSSLDENEPFLTTADSAVKLLPQATKPIAGWKGIEYRAAFPLTKPPGANFYPPDMDKMEFNLWLSSLTEEQKHAATGFFSTIKRRSEANLDASQSDHLANITKKLPDSNSDLYSVPYSEIYRPFLTKASDLLHKAGDLATSQSLKKLLHSKAEAFLSNDYYESDIAWMDLDSKLDITIGPYETYEDEIFGYKASFEAFIGIRDDKATADLKLFGDNLKLLEDNLPLDSVYKSKDVSAAPIRVIQLIYNSGDVKGPQTVAYNLPNDEKIVKDRGTSMVMLKNVQEAKFEHILKPIAEVIISKEQRGFVDFDSFFTHTICHECCHGIGPHTITLPDGQTSTVRKELQELHSAMEEAKADIVGLWALKFLITKGLLPKSMVESMYVSFLAGCFRSIRFGLTEAHGKGQALQFNWLYEKGAFVFHEDSTFSVDFSKVEDAVESLSHEILTIQGRGDKKAATLLLNNYCTITGPLKTSLEKLESVKVPVDISPTFPLADALMN; this comes from the exons ATGGCTGAGGAGCACTTCGACGTTCTGACCAAATCTGGCGAGAAGACCGGTGTGTCCAAACCCAG GTCGGAGATTCACCGAGATGGAGATTACCATCGTGCAGTTCATGTCTGGATCTTTGTGGAGAGTACTCAAGAGCTGCTTCTCCAACTCCGCTCTGATGATAAAGATTCTTGGCCTGGTCAATGGGACATCTCTAGTGCTGGTCATATCTCAGCTGGTGATCCATCTCTTATATCGGCACA gcGAGAGCTGGAGGAAGAGCTAGGCATAAAACTCCCAAAGGATGCCTTTGAAAAGATATTCGTCTTTCTTCAAGAATG TGTCACAAACAATGGAAAATTCATAAACAATGAGTTCAATGATGTGTATCTTGTTACAGTTCTGCATCCAATTCCATTAGAAGCCTTCACTCTCCAA AAAGAGGAAGTCTCTGCTGTAAAATACATACCTTATGAAGAATACAGAAGCCTCCTGGCCAAGGAAGATCCTGCTTATGTGCCATATGATGTGAATGGAGATTATGGCAAACTATTTGAAATAATCAGGCAAAG GTGCCAAGTGAACGTAGAGGCTCGTAGTTTATCTCTGCAGAAGCAACTCCAAAGATATTCTCCTGTCACCCTCGAAGCAAAG TTGACAGAACTCTCTGAGGCGGATCAGAAAGCGCTGGGTTTAATCGTGAAGGCTGCAAAAGTTATTGACGATATTTTCTATGAGCAGCTTTGGTACAGCAATCCAGCTCTAAGAGCTTGGCTTAAGGAGCATGCCAATGCATCAGAACTGGACAAACTTAAATGGGACTACTTCCTGATCAACAAAAGTCCATG GTCGTCTCTGGATGAAAATGAACCATTCTTGACCACGGCGGATTCAGCTGTAAAGCTGCTTCCTCAAGCAACGAAACCTATTGCTGGCTGGAAGGGTATTGAATATAGAGCAGCCTTCCCTTTGACTAAACCACCTGGTGCCAATTTCTATCCTCCTGATATGGATAAAATG gagttcaACTTATGGCTAAGTAGCCTAACGGAAGAGCAAAAGCATGCTGCAACAGGGTTTTTTAGTACCATAAAAAGGCGAAGTGAAGCTAATCTAGATGCTTCTCAATCTGACCATCTCGCCAACATCACAAAGAAGTTACCAGACTCTAACTCCGATCTGTATAGTGTTCCCTATTCAGAGATATATCGACCTTTCCTCACAAAAGCTTCTGACCTTTTGCACAAAGCTGGAGACTTGGCCACTTCACAGAG TTTGAAGAAGCTACTGCACAGCAAAGCTGAAGCTTTCCTTTCAAATGACTACTATGAGTCAGACATTGCATGGATGGACTTG GATTCAAAGTTGGATATCACCATTGGTCCATATGAGACATACGAAGATGAAATTTTTGGTTACAAG GCTTCATTTGAAGCCTTCATCGGTATTCGAGATGATAAAGCCACAGCTGATCTGAAACTCTTTGGTGACAATCTAAAG CTATTGGAAGACAATCTCCCGCTTGACAGTGTATACAAATCAAAAGATGTGTCTGCTGCTCCTATTCGGGTCATCCAGTTAATCTACAATTCCGGA GATGTGAAAGGTCCTCAGACTGTTGCTTACAACTTGCCAAACGATGAGAAAATCGTCAAAGATAGAGGAACGTCAATGGTTATGCTCAAAAACGTTCAAGAAGCAAA GTTTGAACATATTCTAAAGCCTATTGCTGAAGTCATCATCAGCAAGGAACAGCGAGGATTTGTTGATTTTGATTCCTTCTTTACTCACACCATTTGCCACGAGTGTTGCCATGGCATTGGTCCGCATACCATAACGCTTCCTGATGGTCAGACCTCTACAGTGAGAAAG GAACTGCAAGAACTCCATTCTGCAATGGAGGAAGCAAAGGCAGATATAGTTGGTCTTTGGGCACTAAAGTTTCTCATCACCAAG GGTCTGCTTCCCAAGAGTATGGTGGAGAGTATGTATGTTTCTTTCCTAGCTGGATGCTTTCGATCCATCCGGTTTGGTCTCACAGAAGCTCATGG GAAGGGGCAAGCGTTGCAGTTCAACTGGTTGTATGAGAAAGGAGCATTTGTTTTCCACGAGGACTCTACATTCTCTGTTGATTTCTCTAAG GTGGAAGATGCAGTTGAGAGTTTGAGCCATGAGATACTCACAATCCAGGGAAGAGGTGACAAAAAGGCAGCAACGTTGCTTTTAAATAACTACTGCACTATCACCGGTCCATTGAAAACCTCTCTAGAGAAGCTCGAGAGCGTTAAG gTACCAGTGGATATATCTCCGACATTCCCATTAGCAGATGCATTGATGAACTGA
- the LOC106353392 gene encoding wall-associated receptor kinase-like 10 → MSSYNLSSLSIFFSLIFFLIFDLTVARSCSSHCGGIQIPYPFGIGEGCYLNKWYEIKCDHNNSLSVSGKLVPVLSVIGKEVVNISLPETLFSHGSDSLPYGKVQIRNPMTSKGCSSNEQESTSLLNLTGSPFYVSDSNTLIAIGCSNRASLTNIEPSIVGCFSSCLPTNRTASQDYLETVNCNTKSYFVEENYGYCGERRYINETNCNGNRCCKASMPSSIQQVVGVTIDDNPTTRGGCKVAFLTYDQAYSLLDGSDPNLVLAKRYSTVELGWFIHTTNLSSFVDSLRCMPMREYQNLRNSEHYRLTYGISCACDYNSSSPNDASCRCNRGYMGNPYIPGGCKDINECTSVDNCWGGTCVNLQGSFNCVYSNHRLAIGFGSSFGSLIFIVGIYGLYRFIRKQRRLNQKKKFFKRNGGLLLQQQLTSTKGSVDKTRVFSSRELEKATEKFSTTRILGQGGQGTVYKGMLVDGRIVAVKKSKVVDEDKLEEFINEVVILSQINHRNIVKLLGCCLETDVPVLVYEFIPNGNLFEHLHEDESDDHTMTTWEVRLRIAIDIASALSYLHSAASSPIYHRDVKSTNIMLDEKYRAKVSDFGTSRTVTVDHTHLTTVVSGTVGYVDPEYFQSSQFTDKSDVYSFGVVLAELITGEKSVSFLRSQENRTLATYFFLAMKENRLLDIIDARIRDGCKLNQVTATANLARKCLNLKGRKRPSMREVSMELEKIRGSSVDMELHECGSENEEENEEQIVGANIELQSWNNTAVTAPTSQYDVGTSSLPMSDVEPLFPFQTR, encoded by the exons ATGAGCTCTTATAATCTTTCTTCCCTTTCCATTTTCTTTTCTCTAATATTTTTCTTGATCTTTGATCTCACTGTTGCCAGGTCTTGTAGTAGCCATTGTGGAGGAATCCAAATCCCATACCCATTTGGAATCGGGGAGGGCTGCTACCTCAATAAATGGTACGAAATTAAATGTGATCATAATAACTCTCTTTCAGTTTCAGGGAAGCTCGTCCCTGTTCTTTCAGTAATCGGCAAGGAAGTTGTGAATATCTCTCTTCCGGAAACACTCTTCTCGCATGGTTCTGATAGCCTGCCATATGGGAAAGTTCAAATAAGAAACCCAATGACATCAAAGGGGTGCTCCAGCAACGAACAAGAGTCTACATCACTTCTGAACTTGACGGGGAGCCCTTTCTACGTTAGTGACAGTAATACACTGATAGCTATTGGTTGCAGCAACAGGGCGTCCTTGACAAATATCGAGCCAAGCATCGTGGGATGCTTCTCCAGTTGCCTCCCAACAAATCGTACTGCTTCACAAGATTATCTAGAGACAGTCAATTGTAATACTAAGAGTTACTTTGTTGAAGAAAACTACGGGTATTGTGGTGAAAGAAGatatataaatgaaacaaaCTGCAACGGTAATCGATGTTGCAAGGCAAGCATGCCCAGTAGTATTCAACAGGTGGTTGGTGTCACAATAGATGATAACCCTACCACAAGAGGAGGGTGTAAAGTTGCCTTCTTAACATATGATCAGGCATACTCTTTATTAGACGGATCTGATCCAAATCTGGTTCTTGCTAAACGATATTCAACAGTTGAGTTAGGATGGTTCATCCATACAACGAATCTTTCTTCCTTCGTAGACTCTCTAAGATGTATGCCTATGAGAGAGTACCAAAATCTAAGAAATAGTGAACACTATAGACTGACTTACGGAATAAGTTGTGCATGCGACTATAATTCTTCTTCTCCTAATGATGCAAGTTGTAGATGCAATAGAGGTTACATGGGCAACCCATACATTCCGGGTGGATGTAAAG aTATTAATGAATGCACTTCCGTTGACAACTGTTGGGGCGGCACATGTGTCAATTTGCAAGGATCCTTTAATTGCGTGTATAGCAATCACCGGCTTGCTATAG GGTTCGGTTCAAGTTTCGGCTCATTGATCTTTATTGTTGGAATATACGGGTTATacagatttattagaaaacAGAGGAGGTTAAACCAAAAGAAGAAGTTCTTCAAGCGCAATGGAGGCTTATTGTTGCAACAACAATTAACTTCAACCAAAGGCAGCGTTGATAAGACAAGGGTGTTCAGCTCGAGAGAGCTTGAAAAGGCCACTGAAAAATTCAGTACAACTAGAATACTTGGCCAGGGTGGTCAAGGAACCGTGTACAAGGGAATGCTTGTTGATGGAAGAATCGTAGCAGTGAAAAAGTCTAAAGTTGTGGATGAAGACAAGTTGGAAGAGTTCATCAATGAGGTTGTCATTCTCTCCCAGATCAACCACAGAAACATCGTCAAACTTTTAGGGTGTTGCCTCGAGACAGATGTCCCGGTTCTCGTCTACGAGTTTATTCCCAACGGCAACCTTTTCGAACATCTTCATGAAGATGAGTCAGATGATCACACGATGACTACGTGGGAAGTGCGTCTCCGCATTGCTATAGATATTGCAAGTGCTCTTTCGTATTTGCATTCAGCCGCATCATCGCCAATATATCATAGGGACGTCAAGTCTACAAACATAATGTTGGATGAGAAGTATCGAGCTAAAGTGTCTGATTTTGGCACTTCAAGAACGGTAACGGTGGATCATACGCATCTTACAACCGTTGTTTCAGGTACGGTGGGGTATGTGGATCCTGAGTATTTCCAGTCTAGCCAGTTCACGGATAAAAGCGATGTTTACAGCTTTGGGGTGGTGCTTGCGGAGCTTATCACCGGAGAAAAATCAGTTTCTTTCTTGCGGTCTCAAGAAAATAGGACATTGGCAACTTATTTCTTTCTTGCGATGAAAGAGAATAGGCTGCTTGACATTATCGATGCACGGATCAGAGATGGTTGCAAGCTGAATCAAGTGACTGCAACGGCAAATCTTGCAAGGAAGTGTTTGAATCTAAAAGGGAGGAAACGGCCAAGTATGCGAGAAGTGTCCATGGAATTGGAGAAAATTCGTGGGTCTTCGGTGGATATGGAACTACATGAGTGTGGTAGTGAAAACGAGGAAGAGAATGAAGAACAAATTGTGGGTGCTAACATAGAGTTACAATCATGGAACAACACTGCCGTTACTGCTCCAACTTCTCAATACGACGTCGGTACATCTTCTTTGCCAATGTCAGATGTTGAGCCTCTGTTTCCTTTTCAAACACGGTAA
- the LOC106353396 gene encoding ubiquitin receptor RAD23b yields MKLTVKTLMGRQFEIRVQSSDTIMAVKKNIEDSQGKDNYPCGQQLLIHNGKVLKDETTLVENKVTEEGFLVVMLSKSRTAGSSTGQSSTQPASTSTTTTSSTKPAAPSTTQSTAVPASPVSAQEQPAAQTDTHGQAASSLASGNLLEPLVQQLMDMGGGSWDKETVTRALRAAHNNPERAVDYLYSGIPETAEVAVAGSGAAPVPPASGGPNSSPLDLFPQGTVAAAGTGDLGTLEFLRNNDQFQQLRTMVHSNPQILQPMLQELGKQNPQLLRLIQENQAEFLQLVNEPYEGSDGDADIFDQPEQETPHSINVTQAEQEAIQRLEAMGFDRDLVIEAFLACDRNEELAANYLLENSGDFAD; encoded by the exons ATGAAGCTCACCGTTAAGACTCTCATGGGTCGTCAGTTTGAAATTAGGGTTCAGTCCTCCGATACG aTAATGGCGGTGAAGAAGAATATAGAGGATTCACAAGGGAAGGATAATTACCCATGTGGGCAGCAACTGTTGATTCACAATGGAAAAGTTTTGAAAGATGAAACTACTTTGGTCGAGAACAAAGTTACTGAGGAAGGCTTTCTTGTCGTCATGCTTAGCAAG AGCAGAACTGCAGGTTCATCAACTGGTCAGTCGTCGACTCAG CCTGCTTCCACTTCTACTACTACAACATCTTCGACTAAG CCTGCAGCTCCATCTACAACTCAGTCTACAGCTGTGCCTGCTTCACCTGTTTCTGCTCAAGAACAACCAGC GGCACAGACTGACACGCATGGGCAAGCTGCTTCATCATTGGCTAGTGgcaatcttcttgagccattggtGCAACAATTAATGGACATGGGAGGCGGAAGCTGGGACAAAGAAACTGTTACTCGTGCACTTCGTGCTGCTCATAACAACCCTGAGAGAGCAGTGGATTATCTGTACTCT GGGATTCCTGAAACTGCTGAAGTCGCTGTGGCAGGGTCTGGTGCAGCCCCCGTCCCACCTGCATCTGGAGGTCCTAACTCATCTCCTTTGGATTTATTCCCTCAG GGAACAGTTGCAGCTGCTGGCACTGGTGATCTTGGGACGCTTGAATTTCTTAGAAACAATGATCAG TTCCAGCAATTACGCACCATGGTCCATTCCAACCCTCAAATCCTCCAG CCAATGCTTCAGGAACTTGGAAAGCAAAATCCTCAACTTCTAAGGCTAATCCAAGAGAACCAGGCAGAGTTTCTTCAGTTAGTAAACGAGCCTTATGAGGGATCTGACGG GGATGCGGACATTTTCGATCAACCCGAGCAAGAAACACCACATTCCATTAACGTCACCCAAGCAGAACAAGAAGCGATTCAACGG CTAGAGGCAATGGGATTTGATAGAGACTTAGTAATAGAAGCCTTTCTTGCATGTGACCGTAATGAGGAATTGGCAGCTAACTATCTATTGGAGAACTCGGGAGATTTCGCAGACTGA